In Meleagris gallopavo isolate NT-WF06-2002-E0010 breed Aviagen turkey brand Nicholas breeding stock chromosome 2, Turkey_5.1, whole genome shotgun sequence, the following are encoded in one genomic region:
- the LOC104909794 gene encoding laminin subunit alpha-2-like: protein MADSGLLFYMARINHADFATVQIKNGLPYFSYDLGSGDTNTMIPNKINDGQWHKIKVIRTKQEGILIVDSVSNRTVSPKKADILDVVGMLYIGGLPVNYTTRRIGPVTYSIDGCIRNFKMTESPVDLDNPTSSFSVGKCFVTAQKGTYFDGTGFAKTVGAYKVGTDLLVEFEFRTTRMNSVLLGVSSQKMDGLGIELVDGKVMFHVDNGAGRFSAVYEPDAPASLCDGQWHKVVANKIKHHLELTVDDRQVDGNSPNRASTSADTNDPVFVGGYPDGVTQFGLTTNIRFKGCIRSLKLTKGTAKPQEINFSKALELKGVQVSCPAS from the exons ATGGCTGACTCTGGCTTGCTGTTTTATATGGCCCGCATCAACCATGCTGATTTTGCTACTGTTCAGATAAAGAATGGACTGCCTTACTTCAGCTATGATCTGGGGAGTGGAGACACCAACACAATGATTcccaataaaataaatgatggcCAGTGGCACAAG ATAAAAGTCATTAGAACCAAGCAAGAAGGAATCCTCATAGTAGATAGTGTCTCAAACAGGACTGTTAGTCCAAAAAAGGCTGATATATTGGATGTTGTGGGAATGCTGTACATTGGAGGACTGCCTGTAAACTACACAACTAGAAGAATTGGTCCG GTCACCTACAGCATTGATGGCTGCATCAGAAATTTTAAGATGACAGAATCACCTGTTGACCTGGATAACCCAACTTCAAGCTTCAGTGTTGGAAAATGCTTTGTCACTGCTCAGAAAGGAACGTACTTCGATGGAACAGGCTTTGCCAAAACAG TTGGTGCATACAAGGTGGGAACAGATCTGCTTGTGGAATTTGAATTCCGCACAACACGAATGAACAGTGTGCTTCTAGGAGTCAGCAGCCAGAAAATGGATGGACTTGGCATCGAATTAGTGGATGGAAAA GTGATGTTTCATGTTGACAATGGTGCCGGCCGATTCTCTGCTGTCTACGAGCCTGATGCACCAGCCAGCTTGTGTGATGGGCAATGGCACAAGGTTGTTGCAAACAAGATCAAACACCATTTGGAGCTGACTGTGGATGACAGACAGGTGGATGGTAACAGCCCAAACAGGGCCTCAACCTCAGCAGACACTAATGACCCTGTCTTTGTTGGAGGATATCCCG ATGGTGTGACTCAGTTTGGGTTGACCACTAACATTCGTTTCAAAGGATGTATTCGATCTCTGAAGCTCACCAAGGGTACGGCTAAACCTCAAGAGATTAACTTCAGCAAAGCTCTGGAGCTGAAGGGTGTTCAGGTGTCATGCCCTGCAAGCTAA